DNA sequence from the Acidimicrobiia bacterium genome:
GTACTTCGCATTTTGGCAACCGAGGGCGGTTTTGCGCACGTAGGTCCGCATGGGGCAGGACACTTCGTCAAGATGGTCCACAACGGAGTAGAGTACGCAATGATTGAGGCCTATGCGGAGGGCTATGAGCTGCTCACCGCCTCGCCTTTGCGTCCAGATCCAAAGACTGTTTTTCAGTTGTGGATGAACGGCAGCGTCATTCGATCGTGGTTGTTAGAGCTCGCAGTAAGGGCACTCGAGGAAAGTCACGACCTCGCTGATGTTCGTGGTTGGGTTGAAGATTCGGGAGAAGGGCGGTGGACAGTCGAAACTGCCGTCAGACTCGGAGTTCCGGCGCCTTCAATTTCCGAGGCTCTCTACAGGAGATTTGTTTCTCGCCAAGAGGACTCGCCTGCCATGAGGTTGGCAGCAGCTCTTCGGAAACAGTTTGGCGGACACGCTATAAAGCCAGCGGCGCCCGGAGGATCTTCCCAAGCCGATAACGCGTCATGAGTGGCGAGCGCTCGGACGCAATTTTGCTTTTTGGTGCCAGCGGAGATCTCGCGAAAAGGAAGATTATCCCTGCCCTTTATAACCTTGTCCGAAAGGGGCTTTGGGATGGCCCAATAATTGGTGTCGGTCGTTCGAAATGGACAGCTGAAGACTTCCGCAACTACGCGCGGGTATCGATTGCCCAGTTTGCGGACAGCGCAGACGAAGCTGCTGTTGAAAAGCTCACATCTTTGATGAACTTTGTGAGCGGCGAGTACGAAGACCCCGAGACTTTCGAGAAGATGAAATCCTTGTTGGCGGGTGTAAAACGTCCCCTATTTTATCTAGCGATCCCGCCCAGCTTGTTCGAGACCGTAGCATCGCGGCTTTATGAAATTGGGCTTGCTGCAACGGGAAGAGTCGTTGTCGAGAAGCCCCTTGGACGAGACCTCCAATCTGCACGACAGATCGGCGAGTGTCTCGAGCGCTGCTTCCC
Encoded proteins:
- the gnd gene encoding 6-phosphogluconate dehydrogenase (decarboxylating), with the protein product MKIGIVGLGRMGSGMAKRLRAGGVEVVGYTRDPSKTEVPTLEALLECIDIPRVVITMLPAGEVTGSTIERLSELMDSGDYIVDGGNSYFGDSIERAKRLEQKGIRFVDAGISGGIWGAELGYCIMVGGDPKDVSSLEPVLRILATEGGFAHVGPHGAGHFVKMVHNGVEYAMIEAYAEGYELLTASPLRPDPKTVFQLWMNGSVIRSWLLELAVRALEESHDLADVRGWVEDSGEGRWTVETAVRLGVPAPSISEALYRRFVSRQEDSPAMRLAAALRKQFGGHAIKPAAPGGSSQADNAS